The following proteins are co-located in the Balaenoptera acutorostrata chromosome 3 unlocalized genomic scaffold, mBalAcu1.1 SUPER_3_unloc_1, whole genome shotgun sequence genome:
- the UBR7 gene encoding putative E3 ubiquitin-protein ligase UBR7 isoform X2, whose product MRRAPSWAAATRRSAPTRRNFRCDCGNNKFKNLECKLFPDKAKINCGNKYNDNFFGLYCICKRPYPDPEDEIPDEMIQCVVCEDWFHGRHLGAIPPESGDFQEMVCQACMKRCSFLWAYAAHLAVTKVTAEDDGLVLNVDAVGDQEVIQPENGAHHDGALKEDVPERGRAAEKEFKAEQMNEPCTSSSSEADLQTAFKNQHLNTESQSGCRLQELKAKQFIKKDTATYWPLNWRSKLCTCKDCMKMYGDLDILFLTDECDTVLAYENKGKVDQATDRRDPLMDTLNSMNRVQQVELICEYNDLKTELKDYLKRFADEGTVVKREDIQQFFEEFQSKKRRRVDGMQYYCS is encoded by the exons AAATTTTCGTTGTGATTGTGGAAACAACAAGTTTAAAAATTTGGAATGCAAATTATTTCCT GACAAAGCAAAGATAAATTGTGGCAATAAGTACAATGACAACTTTTTTGGATTGTACTGCATTTGCAAGAGACCTTATCCTGATCCTGAAGATGAG ATTCCAGATGAGATGATCCAATGTGTAGTCTGTGAAGACTGGTTCCATGGAAGG CATCTTGGTGCCATTCCCCCTGAGAGTGGAGATTTCCAAGAGATGGTGTGCCAGGCTTGCATGAAACGCTGTTCTTTCTTGTGGGCTTATGCTGCACATTTGGCAG TAACCAAAGTAACTGCTGAAGATGATGGGTTGGTGCTGAATGTTGATGCGGTAGGTGACCAGGAAGTTATCCAACCTGAAAATGGAGCTCATCATGATGGTGCCCTCAAAGAGGATGTTCCAGAACGTGGAAGGGCTGCTGAGAAGGAATTTAAAGCAGAGCAGATGAACGAACCATGTACCAGCTCTAGTTCTGAAGCTGATCTCCAG ACAGCATTTAAGAATCAGCATCTCAACACAGAATCACAGTCCGGCTGCAGACTTCAGGAGCTTAAAGCTAAGCAGTTTATAAAGAAAGACACCGCCACCTATTGGCCCCTGAACTGGCGTAGCAAGTTATGTACCTGCAAAGACTGTATG aaaatgtatggCGATCTAGATATCCTGTTCCTGACAGATGAATGTGACACAGTTCTGGCTTATGAAAACAAAGGCAAGGTTGACCAGGCAACTGACAGGAGAGACCCTCTAATGGACACCCTTAACAGCATGAACAGAGTCCAGCAAGTGGAACTTATTTGTG AATACAATGACTTGAAGACTGAACTTAAAGACTATCTCAAGAGATTTGCTGATGAAGGCACA GTGGTTAAGAGAGAGGACATCCAGCAGTTCTTTGAAGAATTTCAgtcaaaaaagagaagaagagtgGATGGGATGCAGTATTATTGCAGCTAG